Proteins from one Malaya genurostris strain Urasoe2022 chromosome 2, Malgen_1.1, whole genome shotgun sequence genomic window:
- the LOC131427384 gene encoding mantle protein-like yields the protein MKAFVVFAMAVAIVAGAAVEKKEAEKSAAPAEGEKKQDKRGLWDLGYGYDSHGWDASPKLSHGWDEPHITTIIKKEHVPVPYEVEKHVPYPVKVPYPVTVEKHVPVVVEKKVPVYVEKPVAYPVKVPVKVKEYIEVPKPYPVHIEKPYPVIVKKPVVVEKHVPVYVKSHGWEPHSHSYSEIHSYH from the exons ATGAAG GCTTTTGTAGTGTTTGCTATGGCTGTGGCCATCGTGGCCGGTGCTGCCGTGGAAAAGAAGGAAGCAGAGAAATCTGCCGCTCCAGCGGAAGGCGAGAAGAAGCAGGACAAGCGAGGCCTGTGGGATTTGGGATACGGATACGATTCGCACGGTTGGGATGCATCACCGAAACTGTCGCATGGATGGGATGAGCCTCATATTACCACCATCATCAAGAAGGAACACGTTCCAGTGCCATATGAAGTTGAGAAACATGTCCCGTACCCGGTGAAGGTCCCTTATCCAGTGACCGTCGAGAAACACGTGCCAGTCGTGGTTGAGAAGAAGGTTCCAGTTTACGTCGAGAAACCAGTTGCTTACCCAGTCAAGGTTCCAGTCAAGGTTAAGGAATACATCGAAGTCCCCAAGCCATACCCAGTGCACATCGAGAAACCGTACCCAGTCATCGTGAAGAAGCCAGTGGTTGTCGAGAAGCATGTGCCAGTCTATGTCAAATCCCACGGTTGGGAACCGCATAGCCACTCGTACTCCGAGATCCACTCATACCATTAA